The Bacillota bacterium genomic sequence GCTTGCAGGTTTCAGGTCGGATATATATGTGGTCGTCCGACCGAGCCCGTACCAGCGTGAATGAAGAGATAGAAAATGATTCCGAAGAAAAATAAGTAACATCAGGGGCAGGGGTGCGAAATGTAGGCTGGCAATATAACTGGAATGATATAGCTGAAAAGATGCAATTCTCTCGAGAAAAAGGTAGAATATCAGGGGATGGATATATGGAACTGGACAGAATTTTAGGTAGAAACGGCCAATCGATCTGCAAAGCGCTCAGTAATAGTGAGCTTATGGCGGAATTCTATCTCGCGGGCGGGACTGGGTTGGCACTACAGCTTGGGCACCGTAAGTCCTTTGACCTTGATTTTTTCCAAAAGGGCAAGGAAGAGAAAATCCGATTTTCCGAGATCTCCAGGGAGATCAACCGCCTTTTTGGGGTAAAGCGAGCAAGCCTGGAATTCAAACAGATTGATCAGGTCATCTGGAGCATCGACGGCGTGAAAGTGACTTTCCTGGCATATCCTTTCCCTCTTGTTTACCCCCTTGTGCCAGGCGGGTCAATCGCTGGAGAATTGGATGGCATCTTTTTAGCCTCGCAGCAGGAGATCGCTCTTATGAAAGCCTATGCCCTCGGGCGGCTGGCTACATTCAGAGATCACATCGACCTATATTTCCTCCTCCATCATCAGATAATCACTCTCGGCGACATTATCCAGGAGGCTGCCAGCAAATTCATCATCGACGGCGAAAGGGTATTCTCCGGTAGGCTATTCTTGGAACAACTAGCATATACACAAGATGTCGAGGATAAGGAGGCATCAATTAATCTGGTTACCGGGGAAGAGGGCATCTCGCACATAAAGGTGGAGAGATTCCTCAAGACCCAGGTGCAGCACTTTTTAGACCGGCATGTAATGAACAATGGGGGATCTGCTATATGAGACTCCCAGATTTTTTCGCAGACCTTTTCAAAAACTATGACTTCGATACTATTGACGATGAAAAGCACTACAAAATGATAATCAAGACCGTACTGTCCCGCGGGACCTTGGAACAGATTACCTGGTTATTCCAGCATTATGGCAAGGGGAAGGTCCGCGAGGTCTTTAGGGAAGATTATTACGGGTTGCGTACGTTACCCGAAGCTACACGAAGCCTCTGGGAATTGGCATTTATCGAAAAGCCACCGCAGGAAGACAATAGTCGGGCATCTCGATGGCGGTGCCGACGCCTGTCGGGAACGGAGACAGAGATATAGTCAACTTTTATGTAAATTATCTGTCATATGACATTACATTGAGCTGCCATAGGAAGGAATAGCAGACAAGATGAATAACGATCTAGGCCCGCCTCAACGCGCGAAACGATGCAGTCCTGCCTCTTTCGCAAGGCGGATTGCCTCTTCATATTCGCGTCTTGTCACAGGGCGATCGAGGGGAGGATATTCACGCGCACGGTATTCAGGGCGATACTGCGCCATAATATTGATATATGTATCACGTGAGATTTCTTCTGCGATGAATCGGACGATCTCAGAAGTCCCGGCCAGCCCTCCTGGCAGCACAAGGTGACGCACCAAAAGCCCGCGCACCGCAATGCCATCTTCATCGACTACCAGATCACCCACCTGCCTATGCATCTCTTTCAAAGCTGCCTTCACAACCCGTGGATAGTCTCGGGCCTTTGAAAGGCGAAGCCCCTCCTTGGGATCATTATACTTGATGTCCGGCATATAGATATCGACGACGCCATCGAGTATCTTCAGTGCCATGAGGGATTCATAGCCACCACAGTTATATACAAGTGGGAGTTCTAGTCCATCTTTGCAGGCGGTTAAAAGGGCGCTGAGTATATGAGGCATATAGTGTGTCGGAGTAACAAGGTTGATATTATGGCACCCCATCTCCTGGAGCTCGAGCATTATGCTGGCAAGTTTGGCCCCAGAGACCGTATGCCCCATGCGGAGATGGCTGATCTCCCAGTTCTGGCAAAAGACGCATTTCAGGTTACACCCGGTGAAGAATATTGTCCCAGAACCATGAGTGCCCACAAGAGGTTCTTCTTCACCGAAGTGAGGGCCATAACTCGAAATCTGTACGCTGTCATCGGATCTACATACTCCCAATTCCCCGGCAAGGCGATCGACTCCGCACTCGTGAGCGCATAAGTCGCACACCCTTAATCTTTCCCAGGCTTCATCCTTTCGTTTAGCCAGCTCGCCACTTTCCCAGAGTGCCCGATATGAACCTACATGCTTCATAAAACCTTCACCAACGCCGCCGCAGAATCTATGACGCTGTCGCAAGACTCGAAAGACTTATTTCGTGGCCAGGAATTCATGACCTATAGGAATCCCAATCGGTTCAAAGCATCCCTTACCTCTGATTCTGTAAGAGGTCGCGGATAGTTATACATGAATCCGCCTGGCGATTCATTATAATAAGGCCTATTACATCCAGGACATCCTGAGGTTTCAAATGGCTTTCCCGAATATAAAATGGAAACCAGATCCTCATTGGCCATGCCCCAATCGACGATTCTGCCATTTTCATCAAAAATGAACTGCTCTGCTCGCCTCAGATTTTTCACGATGAGCCACCTGGCAACCTGAATTCGCCTGTAAACGCAAGGATCCGGGGGGGACTCGCTCCCAAGGGGAGTTCCGGGCACCGGCGTGAATGCGAAAAGCCCCACAGTCACTCCAAAATCGTGGACCTCCTGAATTGCCTGGACCATTTCTCTTTCGCTTTCCCCGAGCCCTACTATCAGGTGAGTGCCAATCCGCCCCGGATACATACATGCCGCATGCTTCAACAATTCCATCATCTTGGTGCGGCTGCCGCCCTTGATCTCCCGAAAAAGGCTATCAGTAGGACAATCCTCGGCTATTCCAATTCTATCCGCTCCAAGGCTAAATAGCTCATGAATTTCCTCAAGGTTTGCCGGATACCAGGATATCGATACGGGCAATAGATCCGCTAATTCATCGAGAAGATGGCCTATTATCACCCTGCCCCTATTATTCCTGACCGTCTGGATGCAGGCGCGCTGAAACTTCCGAGCCCCACCGGTTTTATTTCCCGGGAAATCATCTAGAGCCTGCTTGATCGCGGCAACCACCTGCTCAACAGGAAATTCTGGCCAGGTTATCCGGGAAAGTAAGTCGCTCCTTCCTGCGCTGGTGCTGGCCTGAGGGCAGAACTTGCATATCCCGTGGCATCCACCAGGGGTCAAAAGGTAGGCCGTTGTAGGAGGCGCATCCATCCGGCCCCTTATAAGTCCAAGGGCGATGGCTGTCCCAAGAGACACACGAATTGAATCCTCCCGCACCAAGGATTCCTCCTGAGATTCTTGGCCCATCCGAGTCTTGTGACCATCGGGATTGATGCTTTGGACGACGCCGCAAGGAATAGCCCCCAAACCCTCCTGTAGTGCCGACATATATTCTACAGATTCGCCCCCTGCTCTTTGAGAATGTTCCTCAATTTGATACCATCTAACTCCCTGGGTTTGATATTTTGATTGACTGACAGGGCAGCTGCAGTTCCGGCAGCCTGGCCCAGGCTATAGCAATTAGGCTGTATCCTGATGGATGATTGTGCCTCAAATGTAGCTGAGATGCACCTGCCAGCCACCAGCAGACCATCTACCCCTTTTGGGACAAGGCACCTGTATGGGATCTCATGGTAATCTCCTTCCGGCACATTGCCATATTCGCAGCCCGTGGCCTCATCCCGCGATGCAGCCTCACTGGTTCTCGCCCTATGGATATCTATAGGATAGGCATTCCGAACGATCGCATCCGGGAACTTCCGTGCTTGCAGGACATCGCTCGCAGTCAATACATATTCACCGATGATGCGTCGAGATTCCCTCACCCCGACCATCGGAGCAACTGCCACAAGGTAAGCCTTTTCGCAGCCAGGGAGATATTTGCGGCAAAAATCGATCAGGCGCTTTATGGCCTTCCGCCCGTTGATTTGAGCCTGGGTCAAATGGAATACATCGGCTCCATTGACTTTGTCGGAAATTCTTGGACAATTGAAGGCAAGCTCTCCCGGGCGCCCGGGGACGGAAAATGCTTGAAAATAATCCCCGTCGCTCTCATCGAGTATTCCATCCTCCACTGCTTTCCGGAATATGGGTTCGAGTGCAGAACCTCTACCCCAGACCATGAATATGTGGAGACTGCCGCTAGATTGCGGTTCTCCGCCAATTGAAGTCCAGAATTCCGATAGCCTTGCTAAATTCACATTTCCCATTAGGAAACGGAGCGACATGGCCTGATTGGTCCCATGCGGAGGCCTGCCTGATTCAAAGGGAACTCCAGATTTGACGGCTATATCAGCATCACCGGTGGCATCTACCGTAACCTTACCATAGACAACCTGGCGACCCGACTTATTCTCCAGGATCAGCCCAACGAGATCGCAATTCTCAAGCACAACATCGGCAACGAAAGTATGGTAAAGAATTTCCACCCCTGATTCAAGAGCAAGTTCCTCTAGAACGAATTTCAGCATCTCGGGGTCGAACCAGTTCGGATCGGCAATCCCTCGTTCATCATTGGCCTCGTTCAGGCTTGATGCGAGCCTACCCTTAACCTCATCCAAGATTCCCCTATTCAAATCATCTGATCCTGCCCTGTTGAGCATGAGAGGTGTTACGAGGCTGCCACTGGCAGATCCGCCAAGAAACCCCAGCTGTTCGATGAGAAATGTCTTTGCGCCGTTCCTTGCCGCTGCCACAGCCGCCGCTACTCCCGCGGGCCCGCCCCCTCCTATGAGCACATCATATTTTCCAATAACAGGAATGCTCTTCCCCTTGTCTGAAAACAACTCGAATCCCATCTCCCAATCCCTCCCCCTCAAGAAATATCCCCCTACCCCTTGAAAAACGTGTAGAAGGTATGGGTCACCAAGCCCGAATTAAGTCTATGAGTTGACCATACGAGGTACGCCTGGTAACGGCGCGCTGGCGATGTTATTTCCCAACTCCAGACTTGGCCATCAGTAGATCCCATCGTGGTCCCCACTGCCTCATGAGGAATCCGGGTCCCATCCCACTCCCCGCTACTTCACTTCACGAGGGATTCCGGTCCCATTATACGGACCTATCTTGCTCCGTCATGAATTCAGACGAGGCCTCAGTCTCCGCCGCATCAGGAGGAAGAACGCAACATTCATCCCCCCAAATCACCCTGAGGCCCTGCTTTTCAGCCAGCATAACCGCCTCCAGGGCCGGGGCCACAATCCTGCTCACTCCCAACCGGACCGCGGCTTGATCTATCTCCGCGCGATATCTGCCTCTGGGTCTCATGCATCCCAGATATACTGGCGTCCCGGGCATCGCTTTCATGGCATATTGCATGACCTCAACAACTTCATTAACCGGTGGCGGAGAAATACCTGAGTATTTTGTTCCTAGGGTTGGGATGAGAACGAGAAAGACGATGGCCTCCGCGCCAAGCTGGCATAAAGCGTCAATAGCCGCATATTCACCCGAAACCTTGCCCCCGAGTAGTCCGACACAAATATGCGGTATAACACGCGCGGATTTTCTCAGCATTTGATAGGTCTGAATATAGTCATCGCCTGAACGCTGGATTCCATAGACCTCGCGAATCGTGGCGTCGTCCACAACAAAATCGAATGAAATGACAGAGGCCATAAGCGCTATCTCGCGCGCCTCCTCCCCGGTCACTAGGCCGACATGAAAGTTCAAGGAGAAATTTCTGGAGAGCTCAAGTAATTCCTGCTTATGCGACAAGACGGGAACACGCCCGGAAGGGTCACACCCGCCGCTTATTAGGCAGCTCTTGATGATTGTCGGATCTAGGGTATGCCAGAGGCCCGGGGGCAGCATGTGACGAAGATAATGCCCGCCACAATGAGCACAATTCAGGGAACACGCCCGGCCCGTGACACTAAGACTCGCTGTCTTTTTAGGATTTACGAACATCATGCCATTCATAGACTATACCACGGCGGAAATCCCCGCTTTCCGACATAGGGGAGAGCCGCCCCTCCTTTCAATTCGGTCGCGCTCCTATTTAATACCATCTATGAGCCCAAGACCCTGGCCACCTGTCCACTCTTTGGGCACTTTACGCATGGGGTTGTCCACTTTGTGGACAGACGCCCATCCCGCTGCGGCAGCACCATTAGAAGGATGAAAATGGCAGCGACCTATTTTCGGGGTAGCCCCCCATGCCGCCACGGCGCCACCATCAGTTTGGACGGGTCCACTGAGCAGCCTCGCAGCAAGGCTGCGTCCGGCGGAAGGGATATCGTCGCAACCCATTGCAGCAAGGTCGCATCCATCGGAAGGAACACTACTGACCCACTGCCGCATCCGACGGGACGGAGCCCGCATCTCCGCCGCCGGAACTCAGCTCTCCGGTCCTGCTTCCCTCTTCCATCTCAATTTCGGTCTCCTGGCAGCAGTCACTTCATCAAGCCGCCCGACAACCGTTGTATGGGGGGCGCTGCGTAGATACCCTGGATCATTCTTTGCTTTCTCCGCGATCTCCTTCATGGCGTCGCAAAATGCGTCCAGGGTCTCCATGCTCTCTGTCTCCGTAGGTTCTATCATCATAGCTTCCTTCACGATGAGCGGGAAATAGATAGTGGGAGCATGGAAACCGTAATCAAGAAGCGCCTTGGCAATATCAGAAGCATGAATCCCATGTTCCATCTGATTTTTCGCTGAAATCACAAACTCATGTTTACAATATCTATTATAAGGAAGGTGATAATGATCTTTCAGCTTTTTCTGTAAATAATTGGCATTCAAAACCGCAGCGTAGCTTGCATTCCTCAACCCGTCTGCCCCAAGGGCTCGAATATAAGCGTATGCCTTGACCATCACACTGAAATTCCCATAGAAGGATCTTACTCTACCCACACTGAGAGGGCGGTTAAAATCGAGATAATATGCCGGATCTCCATCCCCGGAGGAACTATCTTTTTCAACTGTGGGCACGGGAAGGAACGGTATCAGATCTTTCTTGACCCCTACTGGGCCACTGCCGGGTCCCCCGCCCCCGTGCGGAGTGGAGAATGTCTTATGCAGGTTGAAGTGCAAGACATCAAACCCCATGTCGCCAGGCCTCGTTATTCCCATAATGGCGTTCATATTGGCACCATCATAGTAGAGAAGGCCCCCTCTTTCATGAACGATCCTGGCAATCTCGGCGATATTCTCGTCGAAAAGGCCCAGCGTATTTGGGTTTGTCAGCATCAAGGCCGCCACAGAATCGTCCATCACTGAGCGCAATTCATTTACATCCACGCCCCCTCGTTCGTCTGACTTTACTTCAACGACCTGATACCCACAGAATGCTGCACTTGCAGGGTTGGTGCCATGGGCGGAATCCGGCACAATTACTTTTATCCGCTTGCCGCCCTCGCCTCTATGCTCATGGTAAGCGCGGATCATTAGAAGCCCCGTCAATTCACCATGCGCACCTGCCGCAGGCTGCAAAGTCACCGCATCCATCCCGCCGATTTCACATAGATATTGTTGCAGTTCATACATGAGCCGCAGCGCGCCCTGAACCAAATCAGCAGGTTCGTAAGGGTGAAGTGTGGTGAACCCCGGGAGGGAGGCTAGATATTCATTGACCTTCGGATTGTATTTCATTGTACATGACCCAAGCGGGTAAAATCCCACATCAACTCCATGATTCCTCTGGGAAAGGCGCACAAAGTGACGCACCACGTCAATCTCAGATACTTCCGGCAGGTCAGGCTCGCCCCTTCTCAGATAGTCCACTGGAATAAGTTCTTCTACTGCAGCGTCGTCAACATCGCACGGGGGAAGAGAATATCCCTTGCGCCCTGGAGTCGAAAGCTCGAAGATCACGGGTTCCCAGGACCTGCTTGTGTCCTGCTTACCAGCGAGGCATCCTTCCGGACTACTATTATTTTCAATTATACTCATGCCTGGTCCCCCTTTTCGCGCCCCTGAATGCTTTTATGCCTGGCCCCTTGTTCGTCCTCAAGAGCAAGTGCCCTAAGCTCCTCCGCAAGGCGGTCAATCTCATCTTTGGTGCGCTTCTCAGTTACCGCGATCATCAAGCCGTCCTGTAGTTCCTCCATTTCCGAGAATATACTGCCTAGATCGAGGCCGGCAAGTATACCATGTTCCTTGAGCCTGGTTACGACCGAGGACGGCGACATGGGACAGGAGACCACAAATTCCTTGAAAAATGGCGCATGATATTTGATGGAAAAACCAGAAATCGAGTCTATGGCCTTTGCTGCATAATGCGACTTCTGGACACAGAGACGTCCTATCTCCTTTATGCCGCTCTTCCCAAGGAGGGAAAGATATACAGTGGCAGCCAGAGCACACAAGGCCTCATTAGAGCAGATATTTGAAGTGGCCCTCTCCCGCCTGATATGCTGCTCACGAGCCTGGAGGGTCAAGACATAACCCCGCCGGCCTAGATTGTCTGTGGTCTCTCCGACTACCCGCCCTGGCATATTACGTATGAATTCGTTTCTGCACGTCAGAAAACCCAGATATGGTCCACCGAAATTGAGCGGATTTCCAAGGCCCTGGCCCTCACCGACAGCTATATCCGCGCCATATTCTCCAGGTGGGGATAGGATCCCAAGGGAGACAGGGTCTACACATGCTACGAATAGGGCCCCAGCCCGGTGGGCGATTTCCGACGCCGCTGCCATGGGTTCTATATAGCCGAGAAAATTCGGATTTTGTAATATCAAACATGCTGTCTCATTAGTTATGTGATCTCTGATGGCATCAAGGTCTGTCTGCCCTTCCTGAAAATCTATTTCCTTTATTGTCAACCCGAGGGCATGGGCATAAGTCCTGAGGACCGCGCGATACTCAGGGTGGACAGCCTTGGATACCATGATCTGGCCGCGCCGTGTTTGTCTGACTGACATTGTTGCAGCCTCAGCCATAGCCGTTGCTCCATCATACATGGAGGCATTACTTATTTCCATATCCGTTAACTCACACATAAGAGACTGATATTCGAATATCGACTGCAAGATGCCCTGGCTTACCTCAGCCTGGTATGGAGTATAAGCGGTATAAAATTCGGAGCGTCCAAGGATTTCAAAAACTGCCCGAGGAATGAAATGATCATACGAGCCTCCGCCCAGAAAACATACATAGTCATCCGCCCCATGGTTAAGTGCTGCAAGCCCCTGGACGTGTTTTATCACCTCATACTCCGACATTCCTGCCGGCAAGTTGAGTTCCCGGTTCAGCCAGAGAGCCGGGGAGATGTCAGAGAAAAGGTCCTCTATCGACTCCACGCCGATCTCGGAGAGCATCCGCTGCCGCTCCCTCTCTGTATTGGGAATATAGTTCAATTTCAGCTCTCCCCTCTCTTGACAAATACCTCATATTCAGTTGCACTCATGAGAGAGTTGAGTTCATCTTCGTTGGACATCTCGATGACCGCTATCCACCCCTCCCCGTATGGATCGTCGTTGACCAATTCTGGATGATTTTCTAATTTCTTGTTAGTCTCCACTACCTTACCACTCACAGGGGCGTAGACTATATCGGCTGTTTTCATCGAATCAATGTCCGCCAGGGTATCCCCTGCGCTCACCTGAATGCCTGTCGCTGGAAGGCCAAGGCCTACTACCGCGCCCAACTGATCTTGTGCGTGGCTCGTGATACCGATCGTCGCCCTATTCCCTTCCTTCCTTACCCATTCATGCCTCTTTGTATATTTCAAATCTTCAGGATACATATGACATGCATCTCCTCTCTTTTTCCTTGTATACGGCGGCTTCGGCCCGCCCACCGGTCCCCTGCCACCTGAATGTTCCTTGAAATTACCGCCTCACATTATGTTTCACAAAAGGCATCTTCACAATCTTGGCACCCACTGCTTTGTTCCTTATCATCACATATACTTCATTGCCCAATTGGGCTTCACCGATATCTACATACCCCATTCCTATTCCAATTTGGAGAGAAGGTGAAAATGTCCCACTTGTGAGGTGCCCTATCTTGACAGAATCCTTCATGATCTCGCAACCAGCTCTTGGCACTCCGCGCTCCATCAGCTGTATCCCTACAAGTCTCCGTGACAGCCCTTTCTCTTTCGCTGCGGCCAAAGATT encodes the following:
- the gcvH gene encoding glycine cleavage system protein GcvH; translated protein: MYPEDLKYTKRHEWVRKEGNRATIGITSHAQDQLGAVVGLGLPATGIQVSAGDTLADIDSMKTADIVYAPVSGKVVETNKKLENHPELVNDDPYGEGWIAVIEMSNEDELNSLMSATEYEVFVKRGES
- a CDS encoding radical SAM protein, translated to MKHVGSYRALWESGELAKRKDEAWERLRVCDLCAHECGVDRLAGELGVCRSDDSVQISSYGPHFGEEEPLVGTHGSGTIFFTGCNLKCVFCQNWEISHLRMGHTVSGAKLASIMLELQEMGCHNINLVTPTHYMPHILSALLTACKDGLELPLVYNCGGYESLMALKILDGVVDIYMPDIKYNDPKEGLRLSKARDYPRVVKAALKEMHRQVGDLVVDEDGIAVRGLLVRHLVLPGGLAGTSEIVRFIAEEISRDTYINIMAQYRPEYRAREYPPLDRPVTRREYEEAIRLAKEAGLHRFAR
- the gcvPA gene encoding aminomethyl-transferring glycine dehydrogenase subunit GcvPA, whose translation is MNYIPNTERERQRMLSEIGVESIEDLFSDISPALWLNRELNLPAGMSEYEVIKHVQGLAALNHGADDYVCFLGGGSYDHFIPRAVFEILGRSEFYTAYTPYQAEVSQGILQSIFEYQSLMCELTDMEISNASMYDGATAMAEAATMSVRQTRRGQIMVSKAVHPEYRAVLRTYAHALGLTIKEIDFQEGQTDLDAIRDHITNETACLILQNPNFLGYIEPMAAASEIAHRAGALFVACVDPVSLGILSPPGEYGADIAVGEGQGLGNPLNFGGPYLGFLTCRNEFIRNMPGRVVGETTDNLGRRGYVLTLQAREQHIRRERATSNICSNEALCALAATVYLSLLGKSGIKEIGRLCVQKSHYAAKAIDSISGFSIKYHAPFFKEFVVSCPMSPSSVVTRLKEHGILAGLDLGSIFSEMEELQDGLMIAVTEKRTKDEIDRLAEELRALALEDEQGARHKSIQGREKGDQA
- a CDS encoding FAD-dependent oxidoreductase, with product MGFELFSDKGKSIPVIGKYDVLIGGGGPAGVAAAVAAARNGAKTFLIEQLGFLGGSASGSLVTPLMLNRAGSDDLNRGILDEVKGRLASSLNEANDERGIADPNWFDPEMLKFVLEELALESGVEILYHTFVADVVLENCDLVGLILENKSGRQVVYGKVTVDATGDADIAVKSGVPFESGRPPHGTNQAMSLRFLMGNVNLARLSEFWTSIGGEPQSSGSLHIFMVWGRGSALEPIFRKAVEDGILDESDGDYFQAFSVPGRPGELAFNCPRISDKVNGADVFHLTQAQINGRKAIKRLIDFCRKYLPGCEKAYLVAVAPMVGVRESRRIIGEYVLTASDVLQARKFPDAIVRNAYPIDIHRARTSEAASRDEATGCEYGNVPEGDYHEIPYRCLVPKGVDGLLVAGRCISATFEAQSSIRIQPNCYSLGQAAGTAAALSVNQNIKPRELDGIKLRNILKEQGANL
- the gcvPB gene encoding aminomethyl-transferring glycine dehydrogenase subunit GcvPB yields the protein MSIIENNSSPEGCLAGKQDTSRSWEPVIFELSTPGRKGYSLPPCDVDDAAVEELIPVDYLRRGEPDLPEVSEIDVVRHFVRLSQRNHGVDVGFYPLGSCTMKYNPKVNEYLASLPGFTTLHPYEPADLVQGALRLMYELQQYLCEIGGMDAVTLQPAAGAHGELTGLLMIRAYHEHRGEGGKRIKVIVPDSAHGTNPASAAFCGYQVVEVKSDERGGVDVNELRSVMDDSVAALMLTNPNTLGLFDENIAEIARIVHERGGLLYYDGANMNAIMGITRPGDMGFDVLHFNLHKTFSTPHGGGGPGSGPVGVKKDLIPFLPVPTVEKDSSSGDGDPAYYLDFNRPLSVGRVRSFYGNFSVMVKAYAYIRALGADGLRNASYAAVLNANYLQKKLKDHYHLPYNRYCKHEFVISAKNQMEHGIHASDIAKALLDYGFHAPTIYFPLIVKEAMMIEPTETESMETLDAFCDAMKEIAEKAKNDPGYLRSAPHTTVVGRLDEVTAARRPKLRWKREAGPES
- a CDS encoding radical SAM protein, coding for MREDSIRVSLGTAIALGLIRGRMDAPPTTAYLLTPGGCHGICKFCPQASTSAGRSDLLSRITWPEFPVEQVVAAIKQALDDFPGNKTGGARKFQRACIQTVRNNRGRVIIGHLLDELADLLPVSISWYPANLEEIHELFSLGADRIGIAEDCPTDSLFREIKGGSRTKMMELLKHAACMYPGRIGTHLIVGLGESEREMVQAIQEVHDFGVTVGLFAFTPVPGTPLGSESPPDPCVYRRIQVARWLIVKNLRRAEQFIFDENGRIVDWGMANEDLVSILYSGKPFETSGCPGCNRPYYNESPGGFMYNYPRPLTESEVRDALNRLGFL
- a CDS encoding nucleotidyl transferase AbiEii/AbiGii toxin family protein encodes the protein MELDRILGRNGQSICKALSNSELMAEFYLAGGTGLALQLGHRKSFDLDFFQKGKEEKIRFSEISREINRLFGVKRASLEFKQIDQVIWSIDGVKVTFLAYPFPLVYPLVPGGSIAGELDGIFLASQQEIALMKAYALGRLATFRDHIDLYFLLHHQIITLGDIIQEAASKFIIDGERVFSGRLFLEQLAYTQDVEDKEASINLVTGEEGISHIKVERFLKTQVQHFLDRHVMNNGGSAI